One Oncorhynchus nerka isolate Pitt River linkage group LG5, Oner_Uvic_2.0, whole genome shotgun sequence genomic window carries:
- the LOC115124641 gene encoding eukaryotic translation initiation factor 4E-binding protein 3-like — protein sequence MTTNSQQAKSCPIPTRVLTLKDWSQLPDCYSQTPGGTLFSTTPGGTRIIYDRKFLLDCRNSPIARTPPCCLPQIPGVTVPALHPLGKLQELKEELEEEKDLADDSQFEMDI from the exons ATGACAACCAACTCTCAGCAGGCGAAGAGTTGCCCAATCCCTACCCGGGTTCTCACCCTGAAAGACTGGTCTCAGCTCCCAGACTGCTACAGTCAGACTCCCGGGGGTACTCTCTTCTCCACAACGCCCGGGG GAACACGCATAATCTATGACAGGAAGTTCCTCCTGGACTGTCGGAACTCTCCCATCGCCCGCACCCCCCCCTGCTGCCTGCCGCAGATCCCTGGGGTGACTGTACCCGCTCTGCACCCTCTGGGCAAACTACAGGAACTAAaagaggagctggaggaggagaaggacttGGCAG ATGACAGCCAGTTTGAGATGGACATCTGA